In Coregonus clupeaformis isolate EN_2021a unplaced genomic scaffold, ASM2061545v1 scaf0643, whole genome shotgun sequence, the DNA window ATCACGTGCTCTCGCGAAGAGTCCCTGAACACCTTGGATTCTCTGCAGGACTTCCTTTCGCTCATGCTCCGGTACCCAATGGTGCCGCAGCTGGCTATGGACACCAAGGAGTGTCCCGAGTGTTACTTCGAAGCAGAAATCACTGTCGACACCTGGGAAGAAGTGAAGAGGAATATTTCGTGCTACCACTTCACGCTCAGGCACGAGCAGTGTGCGTTTGGAAAGAATGTAAGTTCCACTCACGCGGAGGACTCGTGCGATCTCCGTATCGACGACAACGGCGAAATGGTGAGAGCCGGCCCTTGCGGTAGTGTCTTCATAACTGACGCCACGAAGGACGATCGAGGCGCGGGTGAAAGTCTGAAACCCATTAAGTTCCTGGAGCAGTTGGATTCGCTCAAGAGACGGGACGAGATAATCAAGCAGAAGACGTTGGGTAAAGAAATATTCCACCAACTCAAATCTCATTGCCACACACTGGAGGAGATAGAGGCTCCCAGGTATCTGAGCGCATACCCCTTGCGTTCACTCTACCAATTTTACGGTTCGCTCAATATGAGCCGCAACAGAGCCCAGGTCCTATCTGCGCAGTACCCTGATGAGGAGGGGGACAGGCGTCGGGCTCAGCTGAAAGTCGACGAGCTGAGAATGAACCTAAGGTCCACAGCCTCGACTGGCACTCAACGACAAGCTGATCTCGTATATTTGCATGGCGATGATAGGCCCAGTACGTAGATACAATCCTAGGTACAATGTGACGGCTGAGAGAGTTGTGTTATTCAAGCACCTGATAGCATCGGGCTTTCCTATAGAGACTGCCTCGAGTCTAGTGAAAAATATAACCTCGTCTAAGACAGTCTCCATGATCGCATTACCCTTGGACAAGGGTGTTGAGCTACAGTTGACAAAAACAGTCGGACCTACCGCGTACAATATAAAGATAGCTTCTCTCATATGGTTATTCTCACACATCACTGCATATTGTACGCTTCGACAGCTGACTCATGGCTACGCATCGAATGGGAGACTCACCCGACGACATGGCCTGCGATGGCATCTACGTGTTTGACCAAGATCATGTGGGATTCAGATTGTCCCGAGCGCCAGAGCTTTCAAACACAATCGACCCAGGGTCTACAAGAGCAGCAGCCTCGGCGTACATGCCCTTCTCACAAATTGTGGAACTGCTTGCACTGCGGGATAGCGTTCAGGAGAGATTTTGCTGATAGTGTAATCAGAGCCGGCCCTGAGCACTCTTACGACGCATTGGTGCAGTTTGGTAACGCTCCCATAACCAGCATAGTCAACCTACAGTGGAAACGGCAGGCTCTGGAGAAGCACAAGGCTGATCGCAAAAACTACTCTGCTGCAAAGGCTGACCAACTACTCAAAGAGTACGTGGAAAAGAGGCAGAGTCAGCAGAAGGTGCGCCCTAAGCAGAAGCAGCAGACTACGTCTAAGGGCTCAATCAAGTGGAAAAGGCCTGTCTGCATGCAAAAGAAGAACAAGAAATCACCAAAGACAACCCCAACCATCACCTGTGCCAGTTTGAACCGATGTAGACGATAACCGTTGGATCGTTTATTGTGTTCTATTGCCCTTGATATGTGTGCACGAATGTCTGAATAAAACACCTTGTTAGAGGAACACGATTGTACAACTCAAGccattgtctgtctgtgtgtctttatttcactcatatgTCATTCATGTACAAAACCGTTCTCATATGGATTGAGTATGGATGAATCAACCACGGACACATACCGGCATGGGAGAGATGCATTTTTTGTACAGGCATACAGAATATTACATGTCTTGCGTACCATACCAAAATGAACAACACAACATAGTGAAGATATTACACAGCGCAAATGTGGTGTGGCCGTAGCTTTGGCTACGAGTGCTGTAAACGCATCACTTTCTCCTCCAGTCTCCCCTCATGACTTTCGTAGTACCCCTTCGAGCAAAGAGTCCTCCTTTTCCCCATGTGTTTTTTATTTTCCTTGTTCTTTCGGTGTAGAGACGAGTCCAGTCGAGGTGCGGTTCGATGTCCAACCTCGCACTGTTCCAGGTTCTCGAAGCAGCGGTCTCGGGGAGTCTGACTGTGAGACATAGTACCAGACATAGTACTGTCGATGTCAGAGTAGCTAGCGTCGGCAATGTACTTTTCCAAGGTGGCCGTCACCACAGCGGGCAGGGAGCTGGCGAGATCGCTGTTGGAAAGCACCCCTTTTACAAACTCTGGCTGGTTCACGTGCATGTGGATATGCGTGGAGAGTGTAGACCACTGGTTGTGTCTGGTGCGTGTCTTGTCAAAGCACATAATCACCAATGTCCTGTTGTTAAATATGTCGCCTAGTACACGATGCTTTAAATATGGGAAAAGACATAACGCCAGCATTACCACCATGGTATAGAAGTCAGCTCTTTTGGAGTGCTTGTCGTTGTACTTGCAAGTCACTTTCTTCATGAAGCGGTTGATCTTCTTGTTGCGCGAGCTGAACAGCGTTGATATGGCTACTGCGCTCTTCAACACGGCGTCCTGTAAAACCGAGGACATCTCTCTGCGGCAACACAACTCGGACCTGTGCTTAAACTGTATCTCCTCAGCCAGTTCGAATATCTTTGCCATCCAGGAGAAAGACGTGGTGCTCGATGAAGTGTTTGCCCCTAGACTCTTGTGTACAATCCCATATTGACTCCCAAAGTCTTTGGTTAGAGATATCGAGAAGAGGGCGAGCATGACAGGCAGGCTGGCTTTCAGTATGAGATGGCGGCCTTCCACCTCCGTGCAGCAGTGACCCGTGGTCCCTGGGTGGTATTCCTTTGCACCATAACCCATTTCGATACAATCCCCTCTATCGGGCATGTAGTACGGACCTCTGAACTCCACCTGAGGTTTGTGAAATACGAGCAGAGCTGCGACGGGACATGAAGACTCTGATGAGGCCATCTGATATCGGCTCCGCGTCACCATGGTTTGTATCAAGGAGCAACTGGAACCTGAGCACACGTGCCTGCTGCAGTGTGTTCGGCACACGTATCCCTGAATGTGGTCTCTGAAAGAGCATTCATTCTCAACACAGTAGCTCACCCATTGGGGATCGTCTATTAACTCTATGTGGGAATGATTCATGCTTGGCCTGTTGACATGCGGTCTCCGTTGCTGTCCaactattcttcttcttcttcttcttcttcttcttcttcttcttcttcttcttcttcttcttcttcttcttcttcttcttcttcttgctaCTTGCTGTTCCTCTGTCCTTCCACGTTCTGAGATCTCACCCTTCCAATCTCACCCTTTCTCTCCACTTGCTCTTCTCCTGTGGCTGTATTTTATGATATGACACTGTCCATGACCAGTGTGTGATTATGTAGTATGAGATATGTAGTATGCTAGGAGTACTATCCAGGTTACCCCTGCTAACATGTCTCCTTCTCACTTTCTCTTCTCAGGCCAGCAGAGGGCAGAGCGCTGATCTCATTCTGGTGGACGAAGTGGGCTTTGTTAGTTCTAAGGTGCTGCTGGCTGTGCTGCCGAACATCGCGTTCAGAGGGCGAAAGCAAGTGCACATCACAAGTCATGTCAACAACACCCCGTGGCTGAACAAAGTGGCTGATATCCGTGGGGAAGATGGAGAGCCCGCGTACCACGTAGTGTCCCAGAGCTTCAAGTGTAGGTATCACGAGAGGGAGCCTGGGCTGACGTGCTTCTGCCTGGGAGTGTGCTGTCCTCAACATATATCTGTAGACAACCATCTGAAGGAGCTGATGAACATGGTCACGCCGAAAGGATTCGAGAGCGAAGTCACGGGTAGCAGCAGCACTTCGTCCACCGACACCAAGACCGACCACACCACTCCCTTCGAGCCCTCGGTCATAAACAAGTTCCTGTCGAATAACAGCGTCACCCTGGAATATATGAATCGTGGGTCCGTGGTCAGAGCGTACCTGTGCCTCGACCCAACGTTCGGAGGAGGCTCTAGGTCCTGTGCCGGGGTGTGCTGTGCTGTGGAGTTGGCAGGTGGCAAGCTAGTGGTGAGTTGTCAAGTTTCATCCGAATCTAGACCTGTAATCAGAAGGTCGCTAAACATGTATTTGTAATTTAAGGGTCTGTGTTTGTCCCAAAGGTACAGTCCGTTTGTGGGAGCGGGGCTCAAGTCTAATAGTGTGCAAATGTAAGCGCTTATACGAGCCTCGTCTTGGATCGTCAACGTGGACTCCGTGTCGGCTACGAAGCACGAGATCAGGTCTAGGGCCTGGGTCCAGGTGCCACATGTGCACTTTGCTTCGGAGAGTTTCACCAACCACCCTGTAACCGCTAGAGAGATGATTGTGTGAAGTGATTGTATATCCCGTACGCTCTCCTTGATGATAGCCATGTACTTTAGGGCTCCGCTGCGAATAGTGTCGGCTGAGGCGAACGCAGCGAGTACCATATCGTCGTACCCCTTCCAGTTGCAGCTTGAGATGCACTGGGTACGAACTGCTCTGGGACCTGGTTCCCTATTGCAAGTGTTATAACCCTTGACAACTCGCAAGGAACATCGAACGAATCACATTGTACGTCTTTACCGAGTCCTCTTTTGTTGTAAACCGAGATCAATGTGTCTATCATGAGTATCCTAGCAGGCGAGAAGGACACAAGCTGGCTGTATAGGGTCCTGAGTTGCCCGTAATCCATGTTAGAGTAGAAGACAATGTTGCGCTGGAATGAAGTGAACACTATCATGAACTCGTAGTGTGATAAGAGGTACTCCCATGGAGTCCTCATCAATGTCTCCACGTCCTGTCGAGCAGCCTGACAAGCGGGACAGAACATGATTGTTTGTGGGCTAGCAGCagcctctttctgttctctctgtgggTGTTTAAATCCTCAGAGCGCTAACAATGTATTTATACCCCTTTCACTGACTAGTTGtacgggtctctctctctctctctctctctctctctctctctctctctctctctctctctctctctctctctctctctctctctctctctctctctcgctctctttcactctcacagGTTATGGCCCTGGAGGAACTGGAGATTCGCGATTTGGATCAGGTGACGCGAGTCTACGCTGCTCTGCTATGCGCTCACATTAGACTAC includes these proteins:
- the LOC123485286 gene encoding uncharacterized protein LOC123485286, producing the protein MVCIKEQLEPEHTCLLQCASRGQSADLILVDEVGFVSSKVLLAVLPNIAFRGRKQVHITSHVNNTPWLNKVADIRGEDGEPAYHVVSQSFKCRYHEREPGLTCFCLGVCCPQHISVDNHLKELMNMVTPKGFESEVTGSSSTSSTDTKTDHTTPFEPSVINKFLSNNSVTLEYMNRGSVVRAYLCLDPTFGGGSRSCAGVCCAVELAGGKLVVMALEELEIRDLDQVTRVYAALLCAHIRLLKLIMPRVMWKEVPVVMVFEQNTYVNALVDVKNLIEQSLLRSGFKVLFYSKWSHINNKYMLGEALLSEVTKKTRMLESTIGTSKGAGSSNKMGSNMDVFMYRRSRKGVNLATDITASLLETRDIIALPGDRLTDKAHAEQGKLLLGKLREEMAMVTITEAVKCSTVTTGGKKSVDGEYTRDDMLSAFLLLCHTRDEIHSGKGLSN